One window from the genome of Garra rufa chromosome 1, GarRuf1.0, whole genome shotgun sequence encodes:
- the socs1a gene encoding suppressor of cytokine signaling 1a, translated as MVAHSSVEGNQGTEEPEARTEASPEVSQSQRARPSQLPTAFQTHFKPFNYARDFKTIAKTTSMLEESGFYWGPMTVEEAHQKLKKEPVGTFLIRDSRQSDVFYTLSYKAQNGPISVRINFKNSKFSLTGSKQTFDCLFKLLEHYISSPKKGLTRPLRKEPVQSLQQLCRTRIIQTCGGKDIDCIPVHPILKDFLHAFPHPL; from the coding sequence ATGGTGGCGCACAGTTCAGTGGAAGGGAATCAAGGCACAGAAGAACCTGAAGCGAGGACAGAAGCCTCCCCAGAGGTCTCCCAATCCCAAAGGGCTAGGCCCAGTCAACTACCAACGGCTTTCCAGACACATTTCAAGCCCTTCAACTATGCCAGAGACTTCAAGACCATCGCAAAGACCACCTCGATGCTAGAGGAGAGTGGCTTCTATTGGGGTCCCATGACTGTGGAGGAAGCGCATCAGAAGTTGAAGAAAGAGCCGGTAGGAACCTTTCTGATCCGGGACAGTCGTCAGAGTGACGTGTTCTACACGCTGAGTTACAAAGCGCAGAACGGTCCCATCAGCGTCCGGATTAACTTCAAGAATTCCAAATTCAGTCTGACTGGCAGCAAGCAAACTTTTGACTGTCTTTTCAAACTGCTGGAGCACTACATCAGTTCCCCGAAGAAGGGTCTCACCAGGCCCTTAAGGAAAGAACCAGTGCAGTCCCTGCAGCAGCTCTGCCGCACACGGATTATCCAAACATGCGGCGGAAAAGACATCGACTGCATCCCTGTGCATCCAATCCTCAAAGACTTCCTCCATGCCTTCCCTCATCCGCTCTGA